In the Mycolicibacterium thermoresistibile genome, one interval contains:
- a CDS encoding dihydroorotase gives MRVLIRNVRPYGEGEPVDVLVADGQIAEIGEKLPIPGDGELGDVIDADGQILLPGFVDLHTHLREPGREYAEDIETGSAAAALGGYTAVFAMANTDPVADSPVVTDHVWRRGQQVGLVDVHPVGAVTVGLEGRQLTEMGLMAAGAARVRMFSDDGLCVHDPLVMRRALEYARGLGVLIAQHAEEPRLTVGAVAHEGPNAARLGLTGWPRAAEESIVARDALLARDAGARVHICHASTAGTVELVKWAKAQGISITAEVTPHHLMLDDSRLASYDGRNRVNPPLREAGDAEALRRALADGVIDCVATDHAPHAEHEKMCEFAAARPGMLGLQTALSVVVQTMVTPGLLDWRGVARVMSENPARIVGLPDQGRPLEVGEPANLTVVDPDASWVVEGSGLASRSANTPYESMTLPATVTLTMLRGKITARDGKAATS, from the coding sequence ATGAGGGTTTTGATCCGCAACGTGCGACCCTACGGCGAGGGTGAACCCGTCGACGTGCTGGTCGCCGACGGTCAGATCGCCGAGATCGGCGAGAAGCTGCCGATTCCCGGCGACGGTGAACTCGGTGACGTCATCGACGCCGACGGTCAGATCCTGCTGCCCGGCTTCGTCGATCTGCACACCCACCTGCGCGAGCCCGGCCGCGAATACGCCGAGGACATCGAAACCGGTTCGGCGGCAGCGGCTCTCGGCGGCTACACGGCGGTGTTCGCGATGGCCAACACCGATCCGGTGGCCGACAGCCCGGTGGTCACCGACCACGTCTGGCGGCGCGGCCAGCAGGTCGGGCTGGTCGACGTGCATCCGGTCGGCGCCGTGACCGTCGGCCTGGAGGGCAGACAGCTCACCGAGATGGGCCTGATGGCCGCCGGCGCCGCCCGGGTGCGGATGTTCTCCGACGATGGCCTCTGCGTGCACGACCCGCTGGTGATGCGGCGCGCCCTGGAATACGCGCGCGGGCTGGGGGTGCTGATCGCCCAGCACGCCGAGGAGCCGCGGCTGACCGTCGGCGCCGTCGCCCACGAGGGGCCCAACGCGGCCCGGCTCGGGCTGACCGGCTGGCCGCGGGCGGCCGAGGAGTCGATCGTGGCCCGCGACGCCCTGCTGGCCCGCGACGCCGGCGCGCGCGTGCACATCTGCCACGCCTCCACCGCCGGGACCGTCGAACTGGTGAAATGGGCCAAGGCCCAAGGAATCTCGATCACCGCCGAGGTCACCCCGCACCACCTGATGCTGGATGACTCCCGGCTGGCCAGCTACGACGGCCGCAACCGGGTCAACCCGCCGCTGCGCGAGGCCGGAGACGCCGAGGCGCTGCGGCGGGCGCTGGCCGACGGTGTGATCGACTGTGTGGCCACCGACCACGCGCCGCACGCCGAACACGAGAAGATGTGCGAGTTCGCCGCCGCCCGCCCCGGCATGCTGGGTCTGCAGACCGCGTTGTCGGTGGTGGTGCAGACCATGGTGACGCCCGGGCTGCTGGACTGGCGCGGGGTGGCGCGGGTGATGAGCGAGAACCCGGCCCGCATCGTCGGGCTGCCCGATCAGGGGCGCCCGCTGGAGGTCGGGGAACCGGCCAACCTCACCGTCGTCGACCCGGACGCCAGCTGGGTGGTCGAGGGCTCCGGGCTGGCCAGCCGATCGGCGAACACCCCCTACGAATCGATGACGCTGCCGGCCACCGTGACGCTGACCATGTTGCGCGGCAAGATCACCGCCCGCGACGGGAAGGCCGCGACGTCATGA
- a CDS encoding aspartate carbamoyltransferase catalytic subunit: MTARHLLSAADLSRDEAVAILDDADRFRQALLGRDVKKLPTLRGRTIITMFYENSTRTRVSFEVAGKWMSADVINVSATGSSVGKGESLRDTALTLRAAGADALVIRHPASGAAQQLAHWTADGDGGGPSVINAGDGTHEHPTQALLDALTIRQRLGGIEGRRVVIVGDILHSRVARSNVSLLHTLGAEVVLVAPPTLLPVGVTDWPATVSHDLDAELPGADAVLMLRVQAERMNGGFFPSAREYSVLYGLSEQRQAMLSGDAVVLHPGPMLRGMEIASTVADSVQSAVLQQVSNGVHVRMAVLFHLLVGADEQVSV, encoded by the coding sequence ATGACGGCTCGGCATCTGCTGTCGGCGGCCGATCTGTCACGTGACGAGGCCGTGGCCATCCTCGACGACGCCGACCGGTTCCGGCAGGCGCTGCTCGGCCGGGATGTGAAGAAGCTGCCCACGCTGCGCGGCCGCACCATCATCACGATGTTCTACGAGAACTCCACCCGCACCCGGGTGTCGTTCGAGGTGGCCGGCAAGTGGATGAGCGCCGACGTGATCAACGTCAGCGCCACCGGGTCCTCGGTGGGCAAGGGGGAGTCGCTGCGCGACACCGCGCTGACGTTGCGGGCGGCCGGCGCCGACGCGCTGGTCATCCGCCACCCGGCGTCCGGGGCGGCCCAGCAGCTGGCGCACTGGACGGCCGACGGGGACGGCGGCGGGCCCAGCGTCATCAACGCCGGGGACGGCACCCACGAACACCCCACCCAGGCGCTGCTGGACGCGCTGACGATCCGGCAGCGGCTCGGCGGTATCGAGGGCCGGCGGGTCGTCATCGTCGGCGACATCCTGCACAGCCGGGTGGCCCGGTCCAATGTGTCGCTGCTGCACACCCTGGGCGCCGAGGTGGTGCTGGTCGCCCCGCCCACACTGCTGCCGGTGGGGGTTACCGATTGGCCGGCCACCGTGTCGCACGATCTCGACGCCGAACTGCCCGGCGCCGACGCGGTGCTGATGCTGCGGGTGCAGGCCGAGCGGATGAACGGCGGCTTCTTCCCGTCGGCGCGGGAGTACTCGGTGCTCTACGGGCTCAGCGAGCAGCGGCAGGCCATGCTGTCCGGCGACGCGGTGGTGCTGCATCCGGGTCCGATGCTGCGGGGCATGGAGATCGCGTCCACGGTGGCCGATTCGGTGCAATCGGCGGTGTTGCAACAGGTTTCCAACGGGGTCCACGTGCGGATGGCGGTGCTGTTCCACCTGCTCGTGGGTGCCGACGAACAGGTGAGTGTATGA
- the pyrR gene encoding bifunctional pyr operon transcriptional regulator/uracil phosphoribosyltransferase PyrR: MADGSDAARELLSAADVGRTISRIAHQIIEKTALDGPDAPRVVLLGIPTRGVTLADRLATKIREFSGVQVPHGALDITLYRDDLNIKPPRPLEDTTIPEGGIDDALVILVDDVLFSGRSVRSALDALRDIGRPRAVQLAVLVDRGHRELPLRADYVGKNVPTSRSESVRVLLREHDDRDGVVISR; the protein is encoded by the coding sequence ATGGCTGACGGTTCAGATGCCGCCCGGGAATTGTTGTCCGCGGCGGACGTCGGCCGAACCATTTCCCGCATCGCCCATCAGATCATCGAGAAGACCGCGCTCGACGGTCCGGACGCGCCCCGGGTGGTGCTGCTGGGAATCCCCACCCGCGGGGTGACGCTGGCCGACCGGCTGGCCACCAAGATCCGCGAATTCTCCGGCGTGCAGGTGCCGCACGGCGCACTGGACATCACGCTGTACCGCGACGACCTGAACATCAAACCGCCCCGCCCGTTGGAGGACACCACCATCCCCGAGGGCGGGATCGACGACGCGCTGGTGATCCTCGTCGACGACGTGTTGTTCTCCGGCCGCTCGGTGCGGTCGGCGCTGGATGCGCTGCGCGACATCGGCCGGCCGCGCGCGGTGCAGCTGGCGGTGCTGGTCGACCGCGGGCACCGCGAGTTGCCGTTGCGCGCCGACTATGTCGGCAAGAACGTGCCGACCTCCCGCAGTGAGAGCGTGCGGGTGCTGCTGCGTGAACACGACGACCGGGACGGGGTGGTGATCTCCAGATGA